From Corynebacterium sp. BD556, the proteins below share one genomic window:
- a CDS encoding succinic semialdehyde dehydrogenase, which translates to MVQPLREQESTEVINPATGQVIASVAAHTKEQTKEAFERARIAQKRWASTSFRQRRKIMLRFHNLVLDNRERLMDTIQDENGKARLSSLEEVLDVALTARHYGYKAERLLKERSRKPVMPLLASTWEQRPPKGVVGIIAPFNYPLSLSISDAIAALMAGNAIVLKPDSQTPLSALAGVELLERAGLPKDVFQVITGRGSEVGQAIVEECDYLMFTGSTATGEVLAQQAAARLIDYSMELGGKNAMIVAHDADVERAAHGAWLACFGNSGQLCISIERMYVHRDVADEFIPAFVSKVQNLRLGGGHDWDIDMGSLISVEHAEKVEGFVNDAVVKGAKVLTGGRRLPEIGEAFFAPTVLTDVPEEAELYRSEVFGPVVYIEVVDSDEEAVERANDTTYGLNSSVWASPKTGRRLAAQLETGTVNINEGYAPGWSAIDAPMGGWKKSGAGRRHGDGGITKYTEPRNVTQTRFVTLMDNVVPRPAWADTLAAALKLGRDILR; encoded by the coding sequence ATGGTTCAGCCGTTGCGGGAGCAGGAGAGCACTGAGGTTATCAACCCTGCCACCGGGCAGGTCATCGCCTCTGTTGCGGCGCATACGAAGGAACAGACTAAGGAAGCATTTGAGCGTGCCCGGATCGCCCAGAAGCGGTGGGCGAGCACGAGTTTTCGTCAGCGCCGCAAGATCATGCTGCGCTTTCACAACCTCGTCCTGGACAACCGTGAGCGGCTCATGGACACGATCCAAGACGAAAACGGCAAGGCCCGCCTGTCCTCCTTGGAGGAGGTGCTCGACGTCGCCTTGACCGCAAGACATTACGGCTACAAGGCGGAGAGGTTGCTCAAGGAGCGCAGCCGCAAGCCTGTGATGCCGCTGCTGGCTTCGACATGGGAGCAGCGTCCACCGAAGGGAGTGGTGGGGATTATTGCGCCCTTTAATTACCCGCTGTCTTTGTCGATCAGCGATGCGATTGCGGCTTTGATGGCCGGCAACGCGATCGTACTCAAGCCAGATTCCCAAACACCGCTGTCGGCGCTTGCGGGTGTTGAGCTTCTGGAGCGCGCTGGTCTGCCGAAGGATGTGTTCCAGGTGATAACGGGGCGCGGCTCTGAGGTAGGTCAGGCGATTGTGGAGGAATGTGATTACCTCATGTTTACCGGCTCTACGGCTACAGGTGAGGTGCTCGCCCAGCAGGCGGCGGCCCGCCTGATTGATTATTCGATGGAGTTAGGTGGCAAAAACGCCATGATTGTTGCGCATGACGCCGACGTGGAGCGTGCCGCGCACGGGGCGTGGTTGGCGTGTTTTGGCAACTCTGGTCAGCTGTGCATTTCTATCGAGCGGATGTATGTTCACCGCGATGTCGCCGATGAGTTTATTCCGGCATTTGTGTCTAAGGTGCAGAACTTGCGTCTTGGGGGTGGCCACGATTGGGATATTGATATGGGCTCGCTTATTTCGGTTGAACACGCCGAGAAGGTGGAAGGTTTTGTCAACGACGCGGTGGTTAAGGGCGCGAAGGTGCTCACGGGTGGTCGTCGTTTGCCGGAGATTGGGGAGGCTTTCTTTGCTCCCACTGTGCTGACAGATGTGCCAGAGGAGGCGGAGCTTTACCGTTCCGAGGTGTTTGGCCCTGTTGTGTATATCGAGGTCGTCGACTCCGACGAGGAAGCGGTCGAGCGCGCCAATGACACCACCTATGGGTTGAACTCGTCTGTGTGGGCGAGCCCGAAGACGGGGCGTCGTTTGGCGGCGCAGCTAGAAACCGGCACCGTGAACATTAACGAGGGTTATGCGCCTGGATGGTCCGCGATTGACGCGCCGATGGGCGGGTGGAAGAAGTCGGGTGCGGGGCGTCGTCACGGCGACGGCGGTATTACCAAGTACACCGAGCCACGTAATGTGACCCAGACGAGGTTTGTGACGCTGATGGACAATGTTGTTCCCCGTCCGGCGTGGGCGGATACTTTGGCGGCGGCGTTGAAGTTGGGCCGCGACATTTTGCGGTGA